The Aggregatilinea lenta genome includes a region encoding these proteins:
- the ffh gene encoding signal recognition particle protein, with translation MFESLSDRLQDVFDQLGRKGKLTEEDVTTALREVRMALLEADVNIKVTKDFIKRVQERAIGAEVQKALKPSQQVIKIVHEELMETLGEPGRLNLSGPSPRVIMLVGLQGSGKTTTAAKLALMLRRDGRRPWLVAGDTYRPAAVDQLVTLAKQLDIPYHEEGTSAAPPDICERGLKKAKEAGATVVILDTAGRLQIDDGMMRELAEIRKRTEPAEVLLVADAMTGQEAVRIAEGFNDQVGLTGLILTKVDGDARGGAAISMRAVTGVPIKYMGTGEKIDAFEPFHPDRLASRILGMGDMLSLIERAEQTFDQREAEKLQKKLLSNDFTLEDFLKQLQQVKKMGPIGQILDMLPGGGRLKQQISFDNEDAQKQLRTVEAIIYSMTPGERRNPRVLNATRKRRVAAGSGTSVQEINQLLKQFREMQRLMKTFGKGKMPKIPGMFR, from the coding sequence ATGTTCGAGAGCTTAAGTGATCGCCTACAAGATGTCTTCGATCAACTTGGTCGCAAGGGTAAGCTGACCGAAGAGGACGTGACTACCGCTCTGCGCGAAGTACGTATGGCGCTGCTCGAAGCGGACGTCAATATCAAGGTCACCAAGGACTTCATCAAGCGCGTGCAGGAACGGGCCATCGGCGCGGAAGTGCAAAAAGCGCTCAAGCCGTCGCAGCAGGTCATCAAGATCGTGCACGAAGAGCTGATGGAGACGCTGGGTGAGCCGGGTCGCCTGAACCTGAGTGGGCCGTCGCCGCGTGTGATCATGCTCGTTGGTCTGCAAGGGTCCGGTAAGACGACCACGGCGGCCAAGCTGGCGCTGATGCTGCGCCGCGACGGGCGTCGTCCGTGGCTGGTGGCGGGAGACACGTACCGCCCCGCAGCGGTCGACCAGTTGGTGACGCTGGCCAAGCAGCTTGACATTCCGTATCACGAAGAAGGTACCAGCGCCGCGCCACCCGATATCTGCGAGCGTGGACTCAAGAAAGCCAAAGAGGCGGGCGCGACGGTCGTCATCCTTGACACAGCGGGCCGTTTGCAGATCGACGACGGCATGATGCGCGAGCTGGCTGAGATCCGCAAGCGCACCGAACCGGCGGAAGTACTGCTGGTCGCGGACGCGATGACTGGCCAGGAAGCGGTACGCATCGCCGAAGGCTTCAACGACCAGGTGGGCCTGACCGGACTGATCCTGACCAAGGTAGACGGCGATGCGCGCGGCGGTGCCGCGATCTCCATGCGCGCAGTGACCGGTGTGCCGATCAAGTACATGGGTACGGGCGAAAAGATCGACGCCTTTGAGCCGTTCCATCCCGACCGGCTGGCTTCGCGTATCCTGGGCATGGGTGACATGCTGTCGCTTATCGAGCGCGCCGAGCAGACTTTCGACCAGCGCGAAGCGGAGAAGCTGCAAAAGAAGCTGCTTTCCAACGACTTCACGCTAGAAGACTTCCTCAAGCAGCTTCAGCAGGTCAAGAAAATGGGCCCCATCGGCCAGATTCTTGATATGCTGCCCGGAGGCGGACGCTTAAAGCAGCAGATTAGCTTCGACAATGAAGACGCCCAGAAGCAGCTTAGGACGGTCGAGGCGATCATTTACTCGATGACGCCCGGCGAGCGCCGCAACCCGCGCGTGCTCAACGCGACCCGCAAGCGCCGCGTGGCGGCGGGCAGTGGCACGTCCGTGCAGGAAATCAACCAACTGCTCAAGCAGTTCCGAGAGATGCAGCGGCTGATGAAAACGTTCGGGAAGGGCAAGATGCCAAAAATTCCCGGTATGTTTCGGTAG
- a CDS encoding KH domain-containing protein: MKDLVEYVAKSLVDDPSQVHVTTVDSGSSTVLELQVAPEDMGRVIGKSGRVANAMRVLVRVMATKQGKRVTLDIV; encoded by the coding sequence ATGAAAGACCTTGTTGAATATGTTGCCAAGTCGCTGGTGGACGATCCGTCGCAGGTGCACGTGACCACGGTCGATAGCGGCTCTTCCACCGTGCTGGAGCTGCAAGTTGCGCCCGAAGATATGGGGCGCGTGATCGGCAAGAGTGGCCGCGTGGCGAACGCGATGCGTGTCCTGGTGCGCGTGATGGCGACCAAGCAGGGCAAGCGCGTCACGCTTGACATTGTCTAG
- the lysS gene encoding lysine--tRNA ligase: MWTPANNLEQERLDKLHYLVEHGIAPYPNRVKCTHSSQDAIRAFEAVETEDHQTPEPVEVTVCGRIVRQNLKGKVYFAHIEDGEGRVQLFVRIDNVGEEMYAMIKDVLDMGDFVQATGSMMRTRAGEVSVLVTDLAVLSKALSPLPVIKERVTEDGQVERYGTFSDVEERYRQRYADLAVNPDTRAVFRARALAVRALRNFLDGEGFLEVETPILQPIYGGAAARPFTTHHNQLHQDLFLRISFELYLKRLLVGMYDAVYEIGRDFRNEGVSYKHNPEFTQLEFYQAYTDYHGMMDLTERMVAYAAEQVTGSTTISFQSHEIDLAPPWKRITLRDAIRECSGIDYVDYPDADSLRAAMRAKGLEAGTTATWGKLVDGLLGDTVEPTLIQPTFIIDYPRDISPLAKAVPDDPTHVERFEIFVGGMEMGNAFTELNDPLDQESRFIDMGRLYSEEDDEATPIDEDYLRAMRYGMPPAGGCGLGVDRLVMLLTDRSTIREVLLFPHLRERD; this comes from the coding sequence ATGTGGACCCCCGCGAACAACCTGGAACAAGAACGTCTCGACAAACTCCATTATCTCGTTGAACACGGCATCGCGCCCTACCCCAACCGGGTCAAGTGCACCCACAGCTCCCAGGATGCCATCCGCGCGTTCGAAGCGGTCGAAACTGAGGATCACCAGACGCCAGAACCGGTCGAAGTAACTGTCTGCGGGCGTATCGTGCGCCAGAATCTCAAGGGCAAGGTGTACTTCGCGCACATCGAGGATGGCGAAGGCCGCGTGCAGTTATTCGTGCGCATCGACAATGTGGGCGAAGAGATGTACGCCATGATCAAGGACGTGCTGGACATGGGCGACTTCGTCCAGGCGACGGGCAGCATGATGCGGACGCGGGCGGGTGAGGTCAGCGTGCTGGTAACAGACCTCGCCGTGCTCTCGAAGGCGCTCAGCCCGCTGCCTGTGATCAAGGAACGTGTCACCGAAGACGGCCAGGTCGAGCGCTATGGCACGTTCAGCGACGTGGAAGAACGCTACCGCCAGCGTTACGCTGACCTCGCGGTCAATCCCGACACGCGCGCCGTGTTCCGCGCCCGCGCGCTGGCTGTGCGTGCGCTGCGCAACTTCCTCGATGGCGAAGGTTTTCTGGAAGTCGAGACGCCGATCCTCCAGCCGATTTACGGCGGAGCAGCAGCGCGGCCTTTCACCACGCATCACAACCAGCTCCATCAGGATCTGTTCCTGCGCATCAGCTTCGAACTGTACCTGAAGCGGCTGCTGGTGGGCATGTACGACGCCGTATACGAGATCGGGCGCGACTTCCGCAACGAGGGCGTAAGCTACAAACACAACCCGGAATTCACGCAGCTTGAATTCTATCAGGCGTACACCGACTACCACGGCATGATGGACCTGACCGAGCGCATGGTCGCCTACGCCGCCGAGCAGGTCACGGGCAGCACGACGATCAGCTTCCAGAGCCACGAGATCGACCTCGCGCCGCCGTGGAAGCGTATCACGCTGCGCGATGCCATCCGCGAGTGCTCCGGTATCGACTACGTGGACTATCCCGACGCGGACTCCCTGCGCGCCGCCATGCGTGCTAAGGGCCTGGAGGCTGGGACTACCGCCACGTGGGGCAAGCTGGTCGATGGGCTGCTGGGCGACACCGTCGAGCCAACGCTGATCCAGCCGACGTTCATCATTGACTACCCACGCGACATCTCGCCGCTGGCCAAGGCCGTGCCGGATGACCCGACACACGTCGAGCGCTTCGAGATCTTCGTGGGCGGCATGGAGATGGGCAACGCCTTCACCGAGCTGAACGACCCGCTCGACCAGGAGTCACGCTTCATCGATATGGGCCGCCTGTACAGCGAAGAGGACGACGAGGCGACACCCATCGATGAGGACTACCTGCGCGCGATGCGCTATGGTATGCCCCCGGCAGGCGGCTGCGGCCTGGGCGTGGACCGGTTGGTTATGCTGCTGACCGACCGCAGCACGATCCGCGAGGTGCTGCTGTTCCCGCATCTGCGCGAGCGCGACTAG
- a CDS encoding CDP-alcohol phosphatidyltransferase family protein, with protein MPWRKRVADGLTVSRVFLAFLVLWTAVSLGPAGVEVALALLLVAATGDTLDGYFARTSRSPRQTWVGAHDVWFDILFSTCLLLFLVAAQIVPLVVAAGHFVGWMWMFHRQHSVPNSYAVLYQAPVYLGIVLAAFSYRTRALAWVIGWLGVMFLFARRRFFSVRVPAFVRDLREHFAGR; from the coding sequence ATGCCCTGGCGGAAGCGTGTGGCCGACGGATTGACGGTTTCGCGCGTGTTTCTGGCATTCCTGGTGTTGTGGACGGCGGTGAGTCTGGGTCCGGCGGGCGTCGAGGTCGCACTGGCCCTGCTGCTGGTCGCCGCCACGGGTGACACACTCGACGGCTATTTCGCCCGCACCAGCCGCAGCCCGCGCCAGACGTGGGTCGGGGCGCACGACGTCTGGTTCGATATCCTGTTTAGCACCTGCCTGCTGCTGTTCCTCGTGGCGGCGCAGATCGTACCGCTGGTCGTGGCGGCGGGGCATTTCGTGGGCTGGATGTGGATGTTCCACCGCCAGCACAGCGTGCCCAACTCCTACGCTGTACTATATCAAGCGCCGGTGTACCTGGGGATCGTCCTGGCGGCGTTCAGCTACCGGACACGCGCGCTCGCCTGGGTGATTGGCTGGCTGGGGGTGATGTTCCTCTTTGCGCGGCGGCGCTTCTTCAGCGTGCGGGTTCCGGCGTTCGTGCGAGATCTGCGCGAGCATTTCGCGGGGCGTTAA
- the rimM gene encoding ribosome maturation factor RimM (Essential for efficient processing of 16S rRNA), giving the protein MASHQPTRDDPPFLLLGRVLRPHGIRGELRLEVLTAYPERILPDDHVFVGPDPADPASAVEYAIEGVRRHKQYLILQLAGITNRDDADFLRNQYIMVTLGEAVPLEEDEFYLYQIIGMPVYTDDDEHLGEIVDVIETGANDVYVVRGPRGEILLPAIEECILDVDIEGQRVTARLMEGLLGD; this is encoded by the coding sequence ATGGCTTCGCACCAACCAACTCGTGACGATCCTCCCTTCCTGCTGTTAGGGCGCGTGCTGCGTCCGCACGGCATTCGTGGCGAACTCCGGCTTGAGGTGCTCACCGCCTATCCGGAACGTATCCTGCCTGACGATCACGTGTTTGTCGGCCCGGATCCCGCCGATCCGGCGTCGGCAGTCGAATACGCGATCGAAGGCGTGCGCCGTCACAAGCAGTACCTCATTCTTCAACTGGCAGGCATCACCAACCGCGACGACGCGGATTTCCTGCGGAACCAGTACATCATGGTGACGCTGGGCGAGGCCGTGCCGCTCGAAGAAGACGAATTTTACCTCTACCAGATCATCGGTATGCCCGTGTACACCGACGACGACGAGCACCTGGGCGAGATCGTGGACGTGATCGAGACGGGCGCGAACGACGTCTATGTGGTGCGCGGCCCGCGTGGCGAGATCCTGCTGCCCGCCATCGAGGAATGCATCCTCGACGTGGACATCGAGGGGCAGCGCGTCACGGCCCGATTGATGGAAGGGCTGCTCGGCGACTAA
- a CDS encoding PIN/TRAM domain-containing protein — MSLELLVRLLGMLIFAVCGALLGTNLADELFLPADATALIFSLTGALAGLIITPWLTTTPSRIARRSITEMPAEKLVALLVGLVFGLIVSIMFVWPLSLLPDPFGQLLPTAVVVIVAYLSVALFNARARELFVLLGGLIRANPGTLRAMPGLTNAEEILLDTSVIIDGRILDISRTGFVLGTMVIPRFVLHELQHVADSADVLRRNRGKRGLEILSELQQHGQTPVRIIDDDVESTNEVDEKLVMLARQRGVPVMTTDFNLNRVAELQGVHVLNINELANALKAIYLPGEIIDIHVVMEGREADQGVGYLDDGTMVVVEDGKRYMDRTIPVLITRYIVTNAGRMYFSQPSESSLRK; from the coding sequence ATGAGTCTCGAATTGCTGGTGCGCCTGCTGGGCATGCTTATCTTTGCTGTGTGTGGCGCGCTGCTTGGTACGAATCTGGCCGACGAGCTATTTCTGCCCGCCGACGCAACCGCCCTCATCTTCTCGCTGACCGGCGCCCTCGCCGGGTTGATCATCACGCCCTGGCTGACTACCACACCCAGCCGCATCGCGCGCCGCTCGATTACCGAAATGCCTGCCGAAAAACTGGTGGCGTTGCTGGTCGGCCTCGTATTTGGGCTGATCGTGTCGATCATGTTCGTGTGGCCGCTGTCTCTGCTGCCCGATCCGTTCGGCCAGCTTCTGCCGACCGCCGTAGTGGTGATCGTCGCCTATTTGAGCGTTGCCTTATTTAACGCGCGCGCGCGCGAACTGTTCGTGCTGCTCGGCGGCCTGATCCGGGCCAACCCCGGCACGCTGCGCGCCATGCCCGGCCTGACCAACGCCGAAGAGATCCTGCTGGACACCAGCGTGATTATCGACGGGCGCATCTTGGATATCAGCCGCACAGGGTTCGTGCTGGGCACGATGGTCATTCCGCGCTTCGTGCTGCACGAGCTGCAACACGTGGCAGATTCGGCGGACGTGCTGCGGCGCAACCGGGGCAAGCGCGGCCTGGAGATCCTCAGCGAACTTCAGCAGCACGGGCAGACACCGGTACGCATCATCGATGACGACGTGGAAAGCACCAACGAAGTGGACGAAAAGCTGGTGATGCTCGCCCGCCAGCGCGGTGTGCCCGTCATGACCACGGACTTCAACCTCAACCGCGTGGCCGAGCTTCAGGGCGTGCACGTGCTGAACATCAACGAGCTGGCAAACGCGCTTAAGGCGATCTACCTGCCTGGCGAAATCATCGACATCCACGTAGTGATGGAAGGCCGCGAAGCCGACCAGGGCGTGGGCTATCTGGACGACGGCACAATGGTCGTGGTTGAGGATGGTAAGCGCTACATGGACCGCACGATTCCGGTGCTCATCACGCGCTACATCGTCACCAATGCCGGGCGCATGTATTTCTCGCAGCCGTCCGAAAGCTCGCTGCGCAAGTAG
- a CDS encoding DUF503 domain-containing protein: protein MIVATVDLQMDGVGSLKEKRSILKPIIARLHQTFNVAVAEVDLHDVWQSAALGVAIVSTDSAHAQSVLEAVLGWIERNRPDVEIVDHTFEVIHYNL from the coding sequence GTGATTGTGGCAACAGTCGATTTGCAGATGGACGGCGTCGGGTCGCTGAAGGAAAAGCGCAGCATCCTCAAGCCCATCATCGCGCGGCTGCACCAGACGTTCAACGTCGCCGTGGCAGAAGTCGATTTGCACGATGTGTGGCAGTCGGCGGCGCTCGGCGTAGCGATCGTCAGCACGGACTCAGCCCACGCCCAATCCGTGCTGGAAGCGGTGCTCGGCTGGATCGAGCGCAACCGACCGGATGTCGAGATTGTGGATCACACGTTTGAAGTGATCCACTACAACCTGTAG
- the cysS gene encoding cysteine--tRNA ligase: MPLQIYNYLHREKEPFVPLHEGKVNMYVCGPTVYDHAHVGHAKTYVSFDVAVRYLRFSGYDVLYVQNLTDVGHLLDSGEDRILRKARQSEATPMQIVEMYARSYFEDMDALGVQRPDISPRASGHIPEQIKMIEALIEKGHAYVTDAGNVYFDVYSWSNYGKLSNRRVEEQEAGSREDVREDKRHAEDFALWKKAEPEHILRWDSPWGAGYPGWHIECSAMSRKYLGDTFDIHGGGVDNIFPHNECEVAQSEAANDAEFARYWMLTGSLTVPDEFGIPVKMSKSLGNFYTIKDALKIQRPEVIRTFILSGHYRNPIVFSEDSLDAAHKGWDRIYGAVRLTREKLRSAAEGDESIAFLASLDKARQEFIAAMDDDFNAPGAMAALYDLTREVNTLLNSGQTVGKAVLQAIDDTYRSLGGDVLGIVPAEEAAGSANAEREEGLIRLLVDLRAQARQSKDFATSDRIRDQLSTLGVTLEDRADGTVWRTV, from the coding sequence ATGCCACTCCAAATCTACAACTACTTGCACCGTGAAAAAGAGCCGTTTGTGCCGCTCCACGAGGGCAAGGTCAACATGTATGTCTGTGGTCCCACCGTTTACGATCACGCGCATGTCGGACATGCTAAGACGTACGTTTCGTTCGACGTGGCGGTGCGCTACCTGCGCTTCAGCGGTTATGACGTGCTCTACGTGCAGAACCTGACCGACGTTGGCCACCTGCTCGATAGCGGCGAGGACCGCATTTTGCGTAAGGCGCGCCAATCGGAAGCGACGCCGATGCAGATCGTGGAAATGTATGCGCGCAGCTACTTCGAGGACATGGATGCGCTCGGCGTACAGCGGCCTGACATCAGCCCGCGCGCCAGCGGCCACATCCCCGAACAGATCAAGATGATCGAGGCGCTGATCGAAAAAGGGCACGCCTACGTGACCGACGCGGGCAACGTCTACTTCGACGTGTACAGCTGGTCGAACTACGGCAAGCTGTCCAACCGGCGCGTCGAGGAGCAGGAAGCCGGGTCGCGCGAGGACGTGCGCGAGGACAAGCGCCACGCGGAAGACTTCGCGCTGTGGAAGAAGGCCGAGCCGGAGCACATCCTGCGCTGGGACAGCCCGTGGGGCGCCGGTTATCCGGGCTGGCACATTGAGTGCTCGGCTATGTCGCGCAAATACCTGGGCGACACGTTCGACATTCATGGCGGCGGCGTGGACAACATCTTCCCGCACAACGAGTGCGAGGTTGCGCAGAGCGAGGCCGCCAACGACGCCGAGTTCGCGCGGTACTGGATGCTGACTGGCAGCCTGACTGTGCCGGACGAATTCGGCATCCCGGTCAAGATGTCCAAGAGCCTGGGCAACTTCTACACGATCAAGGACGCGCTGAAGATCCAGCGGCCCGAAGTGATCCGCACCTTCATCCTCAGCGGGCACTACCGCAACCCGATCGTGTTCAGTGAAGACTCGCTCGACGCGGCGCATAAGGGTTGGGACCGGATCTATGGGGCCGTACGCCTGACGCGTGAAAAGCTACGCAGCGCGGCGGAGGGCGACGAAAGTATTGCGTTCCTGGCGTCGCTGGACAAGGCGCGGCAGGAATTCATCGCGGCGATGGACGACGACTTCAACGCGCCGGGCGCGATGGCGGCGCTGTATGACCTCACGCGCGAAGTGAACACGCTGCTCAACAGCGGCCAGACGGTGGGCAAAGCAGTCTTGCAGGCCATCGACGACACCTACCGCAGCCTGGGCGGCGACGTGCTGGGCATCGTGCCTGCCGAAGAAGCCGCCGGGTCCGCTAACGCGGAGCGCGAAGAGGGCCTGATCCGGCTGCTTGTCGACCTGCGCGCACAGGCGCGCCAATCGAAGGACTTCGCCACGTCCGACCGCATCCGCGACCAGCTCAGTACGCTCGGTGTAACGTTGGAAGATCGCGCCGACGGCACGGTATGGCGCACCGTGTAA
- the greA gene encoding transcription elongation factor GreA, producing MSEEVHYLTQEGQREHEERLAFLRNVRRQEVAERLRLALEEGGELVENAEYEDAKNEQAFVEGEILRLEMILSNAHIIEEKGPKDTVGLGDKVTVQETGTNDTEIYYLVGAAEANPRAGKISHKSPLGRALMSHRVGDRVVVNAPDGDIEFVVKAIE from the coding sequence ATGAGTGAAGAAGTCCATTACCTGACGCAAGAAGGTCAGCGGGAGCACGAAGAACGGCTCGCGTTCCTCCGCAACGTGCGGCGTCAGGAGGTGGCCGAGCGCCTGCGCCTGGCTCTCGAAGAGGGCGGCGAGCTGGTCGAGAACGCCGAGTACGAAGACGCGAAAAACGAGCAGGCCTTCGTCGAGGGGGAGATCCTGCGCCTGGAGATGATCCTGAGCAACGCCCACATTATCGAAGAAAAGGGGCCGAAAGACACGGTCGGCCTGGGCGACAAGGTTACCGTTCAGGAAACAGGGACCAACGATACCGAAATTTACTATCTGGTGGGCGCTGCCGAGGCCAACCCGCGTGCGGGCAAGATCTCGCACAAGAGTCCCCTGGGGCGCGCGCTGATGAGTCACCGCGTGGGCGACCGCGTGGTGGTCAATGCGCCTGACGGCGACATCGAGTTTGTTGTGAAGGCGATTGAGTAG
- the rpsP gene encoding 30S ribosomal protein S16, with protein sequence MVRIRLRRVGRKKQPSYRIVVADSRSPRDGRYIEVIGFYNPRTEPATMTIKEDRALYWLQNGAQPSDAVRRILDKLGTLARLERAHKGEAVDSLVSEAEAEAEARGPVSPKTMVAAEPKAEAAESSTEAPEAVEEVAAVEEAEEAEEEAPAAEAE encoded by the coding sequence ATGGTTCGTATTCGTTTGCGCCGGGTCGGGCGTAAGAAGCAGCCCAGCTACCGCATCGTGGTCGCCGATTCGCGCAGCCCGCGTGATGGCCGTTATATCGAGGTGATCGGGTTCTACAATCCGCGCACCGAGCCTGCGACCATGACCATCAAGGAAGACCGCGCTTTGTACTGGCTTCAGAATGGCGCACAGCCGAGCGACGCCGTGCGGCGCATTCTGGACAAGCTGGGTACACTGGCACGCCTTGAGCGGGCGCATAAGGGCGAAGCCGTCGATTCGCTGGTGTCCGAGGCGGAAGCCGAAGCCGAAGCGCGCGGCCCCGTCAGCCCCAAGACCATGGTAGCCGCCGAGCCGAAGGCTGAAGCGGCTGAGAGCAGCACTGAAGCGCCGGAAGCCGTCGAAGAAGTGGCAGCCGTCGAAGAAGCAGAAGAAGCTGAAGAAGAGGCGCCTGCGGCTGAGGCCGAATAG
- the dprA gene encoding DNA-processing protein DprA: MSARKYWLGFNVVKGIGPVRLRALHAHFGDLETAWNASEHDLRAAGLDRRSASNLLQARKSIHLDQLSDDVDRLGAAALTLDDVDYPALLRELPDAPPVLYIKGTLLDADRWAVAFVGTRRATTYGREVTQTLVEPLVHAGITIVSGMALGIDAAAHKAALDAGGRTIAVLGCGIDTVYPPEHRHLAAAIVESGALVTEFPPGTPPEGKNFPVRNRTIGGLSLGVVVVEAPESSGALLTADIAAEQGRDVFAVPGNLTARASKGTNRLIQNGAKLVVSAEDILDELNLTRSTVKVRTSVQEIAPADATEQALLEVLDSEPVHIDDLCQRTGLPITRVSSALALMELKGMVSRQEGMQYVRSRGGAHYRLD; this comes from the coding sequence ATGAGCGCGCGGAAGTACTGGCTCGGCTTCAATGTAGTCAAGGGAATTGGGCCGGTGCGGCTGCGCGCGCTGCACGCCCACTTTGGCGATCTCGAAACGGCCTGGAATGCCTCCGAGCATGACCTGCGAGCCGCCGGACTGGATCGCCGCTCCGCATCGAATCTTTTGCAAGCCCGCAAATCCATTCACCTGGACCAACTGAGCGACGACGTCGACCGGCTGGGCGCAGCCGCCCTCACGCTGGATGACGTCGACTACCCGGCGCTGCTGCGTGAACTTCCCGATGCGCCGCCCGTACTGTATATTAAGGGCACACTGCTCGACGCGGATCGCTGGGCGGTGGCGTTCGTCGGCACGCGCCGCGCGACGACGTATGGCCGCGAAGTGACGCAGACCCTGGTCGAGCCGCTGGTGCACGCTGGGATTACCATCGTCAGCGGGATGGCGCTGGGCATTGACGCGGCGGCGCACAAGGCCGCACTGGACGCAGGTGGGCGCACCATCGCCGTGCTCGGCTGCGGGATCGATACAGTCTATCCGCCGGAGCATCGCCATCTGGCCGCCGCCATTGTGGAAAGCGGCGCGCTGGTGACGGAATTCCCGCCCGGAACGCCACCGGAAGGCAAGAACTTCCCCGTGCGCAATCGCACGATCGGCGGATTGTCGCTGGGTGTGGTAGTCGTTGAAGCGCCGGAATCCAGCGGCGCATTGCTGACAGCGGACATCGCGGCGGAGCAGGGGCGGGATGTGTTCGCCGTGCCGGGCAACCTGACGGCGCGGGCCAGCAAGGGCACCAACCGCCTGATTCAGAACGGGGCTAAGCTCGTCGTGTCGGCTGAAGACATTCTGGACGAGCTGAACCTGACGCGCTCGACGGTGAAGGTACGCACCAGCGTGCAGGAGATCGCCCCGGCGGATGCGACAGAACAGGCCCTGCTGGAGGTGCTGGACAGCGAGCCGGTGCATATCGACGACCTGTGCCAACGGACTGGTCTACCCATTACCCGTGTGAGCAGCGCGCTCGCACTGATGGAGCTTAAGGGTATGGTAAGCCGCCAGGAGGGCATGCAGTACGTGCGCTCACGGGGCGGCGCCCACTACCGCTTGGACTAG
- a CDS encoding mannose-1-phosphate guanylyltransferase: MDHFYALIMAGGGGTRLWPLSRKTRPKQSLPLVEDRSMFQISVERLAPLMPPENVFVVTGSAYVEQLHASTPQIPLENFVVEPVGRDSGPAAALGIVHIQRRDPDAVIAILAADHHIADVPKFLRVLSAAGELAQRGYIATLGISPSFPSTGYGYIKRGESLGQAGEFYTYLAERFAEKPDIQTAVEFLESGLYSWNSGMFICRADNVLAEFERQRPAMRAQMEQIGQAVGQPGYHAVLERVWPEIERISLDYAVMEGAQKMAIIPVDMGWSDIGSWSTLFDVLTGDGDGNVQRGTEQRHVMIDTKNTFVFGDRMVVTIGVDDLVIVDTHDVLLVCHRSRSEDVRSVVNMLKADGDETHL; encoded by the coding sequence ATGGATCACTTCTACGCACTCATCATGGCCGGGGGCGGCGGTACGCGCCTGTGGCCGCTCAGCCGCAAGACCCGCCCGAAGCAGTCCCTGCCGCTGGTGGAGGACCGCTCGATGTTCCAGATCTCCGTGGAGCGCCTTGCGCCGCTGATGCCGCCGGAGAACGTCTTCGTGGTGACGGGCAGCGCCTACGTCGAGCAGCTGCACGCCAGTACGCCCCAGATCCCGCTGGAAAACTTCGTCGTGGAGCCGGTCGGGCGTGACAGCGGCCCGGCAGCGGCGCTTGGCATCGTGCACATCCAGCGCCGCGACCCCGACGCAGTGATCGCGATCCTGGCGGCGGACCATCATATCGCGGACGTGCCGAAGTTCCTGCGCGTGCTGAGCGCGGCAGGCGAACTGGCGCAGCGCGGTTACATCGCCACGCTCGGCATTTCGCCCTCGTTCCCATCCACGGGCTACGGCTACATCAAGCGCGGCGAGTCGCTGGGGCAGGCGGGCGAGTTCTATACCTATCTCGCTGAGCGCTTCGCTGAAAAGCCCGACATCCAGACGGCGGTTGAGTTCCTCGAAAGCGGCCTCTACAGTTGGAACAGCGGCATGTTCATTTGCCGCGCGGATAACGTGCTGGCGGAGTTCGAGCGCCAGCGGCCCGCCATGCGCGCACAGATGGAGCAGATCGGGCAGGCGGTGGGCCAGCCGGGTTACCATGCCGTGCTGGAACGTGTTTGGCCGGAGATTGAGCGTATCTCGCTCGACTATGCCGTGATGGAAGGCGCGCAGAAGATGGCGATCATCCCGGTAGACATGGGCTGGAGCGACATTGGGAGCTGGTCGACGCTGTTTGACGTGCTGACCGGCGACGGCGACGGCAACGTGCAGCGTGGCACGGAACAAAGGCACGTCATGATTGACACCAAGAATACGTTCGTCTTTGGCGACCGCATGGTGGTCACCATCGGCGTGGACGACCTCGTGATCGTGGACACGCACGACGTGCTGCTGGTCTGCCACCGCTCGCGGTCGGAAGACGTACGCAGCGTGGTTAATATGCTCAAGGCGGATGGAGACGAGACGCACCTTTAG